In Mustela nigripes isolate SB6536 chromosome 10, MUSNIG.SB6536, whole genome shotgun sequence, one DNA window encodes the following:
- the SPATA46 gene encoding spermatogenesis-associated protein 46, translated as MENFSLLSISGPRISSSALSTFPDIMSSHATSLPDIAKTALPSEASSPAQALPAPYHSSAFRLGVQNPGFSPDCILRDPQNGEQLRRNCTIYRPWFSPYSYFVCTDQESHLEAYSFLEVQRDESRGDSCLPEDLAESICSSSSSPENTCAREASKKSRHGPDSTDYITSQDILTASRWHPAQQSGYKCAACCRMYPTLHSLKSHIKGGFREGFSCRVYYRKLKTLWGKEQKARPGDRLSSGNCQAFK; from the exons ATGGAGAACTTCTCACTCCTCAGCATTTCTGGACCTCGAATCTCTTCCTCAGCCCTGAGCACTTTTCCCGACATTATGTCCTCACACGCCACCAGCTTGCCAG ACATTGCAAAGACCGCATTACCCTCCGAGGCATCCAGCCCAGCTCAGGCCCTGCCAGCCCCGTACCACAGCAGCGCGTTCCGGCTCGGGGTGCAGAACCCGGGGTTCTCTCCAG ACTGCATTTTGAGGGACCCCCAGAACGGGGAGCAGCTGAGGCGGAACTGCACCATCTACCGGCCCTGGTTCTCCCCTTACAGCTACTTTGTCTGCACAGACCAGGAGAGCCACCTGGAGGCCTACAGCTTCCTGGAGGTGCAGCGGGACGAGAGCAGGGGGGACAGCTGCCTTCCCGAGGACCTGGCTGAGAGCATCTGCTCgtcctcttcctccccagagaACACCTGCGCCCGAGAGGCCAGCAAGAAGTCTAGGCATGGCCCGGACTCCACGGACTACATCACGTCTCAGGACATTCTCACGGCCTCCAGGTGGCACCCGGCCCAGCAGAGCGGCTACAAGTGTGCGGCCTGCTGCCGCATGTACCCCACTCTGCACTCCCTCAAGAGCCACATCAAGGGGGGCTTCAGGGAAGGCTTCAGCTGCAGGGTGTACTACCGCAAGCTCAAAACCCTCTGGGGCAAGGAGCAGAAGGCCCGGCCCGGGGACCGGCTCTCCTCAGGCAACTGCCAGGCCTTTAAGTAG